Proteins from a single region of Mycoplasma leachii PG50:
- the aspS gene encoding aspartate--tRNA ligase, translating into MKRTHTCGELTLQNVDQKVILQGWVKKIRKLGAMVFIDLKDRYGVTQLVIEQENINLINNLKNEYVIEISGIVVKRKSVNKELSTGDIEVIVKDLLVINKSELTPFVLENDVNVNEDTRLTYRYLDLRRQIMQNNLITRAKINHIIRNYLTDLNFLEVETPYFAKSTPEGARDFLVPSRLNKNKFYALPQSPQLFKQLLMISGIDRYYQIVRCFRDEDLRIDRQPEFTQLDLEMSFATSEDVMQISESLIKKILKEVKNFEIKEPLLRLSYKDAIDLYGSDKPDLRYDLKIHTLNDIFKNSDIKMFLDSQNKYIRAVCIDQLLTKKQLEELNQQAKQFHFNSIAFIKVENNAWSGSLASQLTEIQKEQLIKEFDIKNKATIILNIGKYEEISQLMGAIRINLAKMFNLETKDDFKLLWVVDFPLFEFSEQENRYVAAHHPFTSPKEESLADFDTNKKDALACAYDLVMNGFEIGGGSQRITNSEIQQRMFDAVELSQKQVEANFGWFMNAYKYGAPYHAGIAWGLDRISMILTDSNSIRDVIAFPKNSLGVDMMSNAPDLVSDKQLDELNIKTIE; encoded by the coding sequence ATGAAAAGAACACATACTTGTGGCGAATTAACATTGCAAAATGTTGATCAAAAAGTTATTCTACAAGGTTGAGTAAAAAAAATTAGAAAACTAGGAGCTATGGTTTTTATTGATTTAAAAGATAGATATGGAGTTACTCAATTAGTTATTGAACAAGAAAATATTAATTTAATTAATAATCTTAAAAATGAATATGTAATTGAAATTAGTGGAATTGTTGTTAAAAGAAAATCAGTTAATAAAGAATTAAGTACTGGAGATATTGAAGTTATTGTTAAAGATCTTTTAGTAATTAATAAATCTGAACTAACTCCTTTTGTTTTAGAAAATGATGTTAATGTTAATGAAGATACTAGATTAACTTATAGATATTTAGATCTAAGAAGACAAATTATGCAAAATAATTTAATTACTAGAGCAAAGATTAATCATATTATTAGAAACTATTTAACTGATTTAAATTTTTTAGAAGTAGAAACTCCTTATTTTGCAAAATCAACTCCAGAAGGTGCACGTGATTTTTTAGTACCATCAAGATTAAATAAAAATAAATTTTATGCTTTACCTCAATCGCCGCAATTATTTAAACAATTATTAATGATTTCTGGAATTGATAGATATTATCAAATTGTTAGATGTTTTAGAGATGAAGATTTAAGAATTGATCGTCAACCTGAATTTACTCAATTAGATTTAGAAATGAGTTTTGCAACTAGTGAAGATGTAATGCAAATTAGTGAATCTTTAATTAAAAAAATCTTAAAAGAAGTTAAAAACTTTGAAATTAAAGAACCTTTATTAAGATTAAGTTATAAAGATGCTATTGATTTATATGGTAGTGATAAACCAGATCTAAGATATGATTTAAAAATTCATACCTTAAATGATATTTTTAAAAATAGTGATATTAAAATGTTTTTAGATTCACAAAATAAATATATAAGAGCTGTTTGTATTGATCAATTATTAACCAAAAAACAACTTGAAGAACTTAATCAACAAGCAAAACAATTTCACTTTAATTCAATAGCTTTTATTAAAGTAGAAAATAATGCTTGATCAGGAAGTTTAGCTAGTCAACTAACTGAAATACAAAAAGAACAATTAATAAAAGAATTTGATATCAAAAATAAAGCTACTATTATTTTAAATATTGGAAAATATGAAGAAATTTCTCAATTAATGGGAGCTATTAGAATTAATTTAGCTAAAATGTTTAATTTAGAAACTAAAGATGATTTTAAATTATTATGAGTTGTTGATTTTCCTTTATTTGAATTTAGCGAACAAGAAAATAGATATGTAGCAGCTCATCACCCATTTACAAGTCCAAAAGAAGAATCATTAGCTGATTTTGATACTAATAAAAAAGATGCATTAGCTTGTGCTTATGATTTGGTTATGAATGGATTTGAAATAGGTGGTGGAAGTCAGCGTATTACTAATTCTGAAATTCAACAAAGAATGTTTGATGCTGTTGAACTAAGTCAAAAGCAAGTAGAAGCTAATTTTGGTTGATTTATGAACGCTTATAAATATGGTGCTCCTTATCATGCAGGAATTGCTTGAGGATTAGATAGAATTAGTATGATTCTAACTGATTCAAATTCTATTAGAGATGTAATTGCTTTTCCAAAAAACTCACTAGGAGTTGATATGATGAGTAATGCTCCTGATTTAGTAAGTGACAAACAATTAGATGAGCTAAACATAAAAACAATTGAATAA